The Theobroma cacao cultivar B97-61/B2 chromosome 1, Criollo_cocoa_genome_V2, whole genome shotgun sequence genome contains the following window.
ATTTTGATGAAGTAAACCACTGatgtcattttcaaaattaagaaaatagacAACGCatcaatttaaatataaaaggtAGATGCTTTTATTTGAAGTCAAGATTAGACACCATATTGTTAgtagaaaaagtgaaaaacatAATGTCAGTCTCAAAGCAtagaatgaatttattttgagcTCCTGACACTAGAAGCACAAGCGTCAATCCTTTGcaaaagtttaatttaaatctCTATCACTGCTTATAAATATAGGCCCAAGTCCTGCAAACCTGTGAAAGATAAGAATGAATGGTGCAATGAAAACAACCATTACCGATCTCAATGTTATTTTCAATCCTGTTGGTGATGATCTTTTCAACCCTTTTAGTAAAGGACCAATCCATCCATTTCCCTCTTTGCTAGCCTCAGCTTCCTGTCAGAGTACATTTACACCAAGttttttctgttaattaaaTAGGAGGGGCTATAGAATATTACAAGGTATTTATACAATTTAaactataatatttttttttcttaatgagggattaaaggaagaaagaagaacttacaaatgattttataatgtcTGCAACAGTACCCTTTGAGAAACACTCATCAATTATTGGCTTCCTGAAAAGTAATTAAACTATCAGGTTTCACTGATACCGAGGTCTCTAGTCCTATCCTAATTCATATTCTAGATGACACATATTTATTACTTGTTTAAAACACTGTCTTCATCAAGCTGCATGTTCAAAGAAAATTCCTCAATGGTAGATTTTACGGCTTTCTCGTCACCAGAGTTCAAGCTAATCAGACGCTTCTCTAGCTCAGGTAGTTTCTGATTACAAGAGATAACAAGATGTTATTGTTCGACATTTACTCAAAtgtaagaaaaaatatataaacaaattgATGATTCAAAAGCATCAAATTGCATCATTACACTTAGAACTTAGAAAACCTCAGTAATTTCAGACCATAGACATACAATAGTAGAAGATGAAAAACTAAATTATAAGTCAAATCTTTCATGGACTGAAATAAATGAGGTGTTAAAGGTAtaatagagagagaaaatgaagttCACCAAGGAAACATAGTGttagaaaatgaatttgttATTAGATTATTGTTCTTTTCATATATCCTCAATAGTCAAGCTATACAAATTTCAGCATGCTTGGCTGATTTCATATTCTGATTAAAATTACATCAGACCAAAGGTGGGATCAGCCTCCCTAGCCTCTTCCTATAAACTAAAATATGTATGATACTTCTGGCAATTGGAAGAAAATggatgttttttcttttgtttgaagTGAACCCTCCACATTCAATCGTCCTAATAGTAATACTACTTTACAAAACTTGTTCGAAAAGTGAATGTCATgctaataaaacaaataaaaccgGATAGAAAGAGAAATGGTAGGTTAATCATCAAAGCAAAGCTAGTGCCAGCAGAAggaccaaaagaaaaaggatcaAAATATGATGATAACGGATGGCATGTGATCCATCGGAGAAGATTCGATGGTGAAATCAAATTCCTTGAAACAAGCTTGAGTTCAGATTTGATTGGGTTGTTAATTTGACAGGAGTAGAAACACTTCATACCTAATTGTTTCCATGCACAACCAATCTCATAGCTATTGCATAAACATAGTGATAAACAAAATAGTCCAGTATCTATTTCCCTGAAACAGTCTGAGCAAGAATAGTTTTACACATAGTGAATTGCATATTTTTCCTAATTCTGTCCTCCCTGAATCACTGAAGCAGTAAGAAACAATTGTTGACTCATAGAAAGCACCCCATTCCAGTGTACAATTAAGATCATCTATTTGATTAAGGTACTGGCATGTCTACATAGCTCTAGTAAACAATTTTTCTATTATACATCACATCTCAGCTAAATAGACATGGATTCAGTGAACAGAAAAATATGTTCACACTAATTAGAACATGAGGAACCTTACTGCTATTTTTATAATGGTAGAACCAACAACCATATTTAAAATACCACATGCTCACATTAATATCGAAAAAGTGAATGTCTTATACACTTGTTCCAAAACATGTTTACAGAGAAAAAGGCATTATAACCAAATGTTATTTACACTCACCTCAAGAGGGACAAAATGGGTTGCTAGTCCAGCTGCAACCAATTCCTTACCATTTAGCCTAGCACCTGTTAAGGCTAAGAATTCCCCTGCATGAAGGACAAAATAATCTTGATTGAATACCAAAAGAAACAACAACAAACttcttattttccataaaCAATATATTCAAGATTCCTCCATGAGGAAATCAGGAACTGTAATTCTACAACATGTCAAACACTTCTCTTTttcagaagaagaagaaacatcaAAGTTCAAACACATTATTCTTTCGCATCTATATATGTCCATATCTTTTTGCTAAGTGTGCTTACCCAAATGCCCAGGGAGATGGGAAAGCACGTATGAGAAACCACAGTCCACATGAAAACCAATACTTGCTTCTGGTGTTGCAAAGACCTTAAATACAAATTTTCGGAAAGCAAACCAGAAAAAAGATTCAGCATGTCAATGCAGTAACAGTTATCAAGGCCTTTATAAACTACTGCTATTAgaagaattaaaaagaaaagtcgAATGCATTGATTTATGCATGAAAATATCTGGACAGTGACTAGATACCCACAGTTTTTTCTGTTACAACTGAGAACTTCATTGGGACCATCAATGATGCACCTCCTCCCATCGAAATTCCTTGAACAAGAGCAACCTGTGAAAACACATAAACAGTAGACTGTTACATTTCACAGTGATACAGATCTCACATTCATTAAATTCCTTGCGCAATAGTGTGAGAATACAgtctgaaaaaagaaaacctggGTTTTTTTGTAGGTATGAATATGATAGCAAAGCCAATACATTCGATAGACCACTTCAAGGCAAGAATCCTCTGTcagaaaaataattcattcCAAGTCAAAGATCATATTGCTTTCCATGCATCTAATCATGGTGATATTTTGGTGTTGTGGCGGAAGTAATagaatttaaaacataatagaaTATAAACAAAAGTCCAATATCAGGATAGAACATTTACTTGATTTCCTGCCAtcataaaacatttttaaatctCCACCAGCAGAAAAAGCACGCCCAGCTCCctgaataaaaagaaaaatagtaagTTGTAAAGAATCTAAGCAATCAAGAGACACATTGACTGACAAATCCAGAATTAGGAAAATCTTCAGGAACATCAGAAATAACCTTGATTAGTATAAGAGCTGCTTGCTCATCTTTCTCCCATTTTTCTAAGTATTCTGCTAGCA
Protein-coding sequences here:
- the LOC18612263 gene encoding 3-hydroxyisobutyryl-CoA hydrolase-like protein 5, with protein sequence MKEVEFAVSSGIISFPTIPMAKEVVVPDEPFVIGEELDHVRLITLNRPRHLNIISSKVVSLLAEYLEKWEKDEQAALILIKGAGRAFSAGGDLKMFYDGRKSKDSCLEVVYRMYWLCYHIHTYKKTQVALVQGISMGGGASLMVPMKFSVVTEKTVFATPEASIGFHVDCGFSYVLSHLPGHLGEFLALTGARLNGKELVAAGLATHFVPLEKLPELEKRLISLNSGDEKAVKSTIEEFSLNMQLDEDSVLNKKPIIDECFSKGTVADIIKSFEAEASKEGNGWIGPLLKGLKRSSPTGLKITLRSIREGRKQMLPECLKKEFRLTMNILRTSISADVYEGIRALTIDKDNAPKWDPPVLDQVGDEKVDLVFQPFQEDLELKIPEPEQCRWDGKYENSAYAN